A genomic window from Archaeoglobus profundus DSM 5631 includes:
- a CDS encoding DHH family phosphoesterase, whose product MKCEKCGGKGYIEIEETCKVCGGTGKAKSFDPKITAELTKEQLELFMKGICGVCKGTGKVKRLIVCPECKGSGKAGRCKICGAKVIGNHDLCPNCRRKPHAYLLKNSCGIEDVRLNRVYVGKVSAITDIGAFVNLNKRLRGLIHKRNLGNVDLKEDDTVLVKVTNIRPTGEIDLVLERMDNYAVVEVSKEVPTVKIAELEKHLGKMVEIRGKVTHVKLTGGPTVFTIIDETGGVNAVAFEGGERAYPEIDVDDIVAVVGIVKRREKIQIEVLEMEKLLGEEAYKIQKAIQEELDRRSEPIFTGFLIESEVLERLKPEMMAVAKELRKAVFESRPIIIRHHWDADGVCGGVALEKALIDLVEKYHPDPEAKYYLIRRRVSRAPFYELEDVVKDLDEALEDIDRHGDKVPLVVLVDNGSGLEDVPAIRQFLVFGADVITIDHHFPDEEVDRYLLYHVNPYKVGGDSNYTAGILSVEIARMVNPDVDLKLLAGVSVVGDRAEGEVEKYVELTGLTREELQDIALAIEFEGFYLRFRPSSYIMHEILGFGRKDRQKKLVEMLSSYAKEAIEAQVKTAMEGVKVQELPNGVVLAALDVENYAKKFTFPPPGKLTGEVHDRLKQKYERIVTIGYGPDFAVIRSEGVELDIPRLVRELQEEVNAGVEGGGHLVVGSIKFIPAKRKEVLARLASKIGSI is encoded by the coding sequence ATGAAGTGCGAGAAATGTGGTGGAAAGGGATACATAGAGATTGAGGAGACTTGTAAAGTTTGTGGTGGAACTGGGAAAGCCAAGAGCTTCGATCCTAAAATAACTGCTGAACTCACAAAGGAACAGCTTGAACTATTCATGAAGGGAATCTGTGGTGTCTGCAAAGGTACGGGGAAGGTCAAAAGGCTTATAGTTTGTCCAGAATGTAAAGGTTCTGGAAAGGCAGGAAGATGTAAAATCTGCGGAGCTAAGGTCATAGGAAATCACGATCTCTGTCCGAATTGTAGGAGAAAGCCACACGCTTACCTTCTGAAGAACAGCTGTGGAATTGAGGATGTCAGGTTGAACAGGGTTTACGTCGGGAAAGTTTCCGCTATAACGGACATAGGAGCATTCGTTAACCTAAACAAGAGATTGAGAGGGCTTATACATAAGAGAAACTTGGGTAACGTCGACTTGAAAGAGGACGATACTGTTCTTGTCAAAGTCACGAACATAAGACCAACTGGCGAAATAGACTTGGTTTTGGAGAGAATGGATAACTATGCTGTCGTTGAAGTCAGCAAGGAAGTTCCTACGGTGAAGATTGCAGAGCTGGAAAAACACTTGGGCAAGATGGTTGAAATAAGGGGAAAGGTTACTCATGTAAAACTAACGGGAGGTCCTACCGTTTTCACGATAATAGATGAGACTGGTGGAGTTAACGCTGTAGCTTTCGAAGGAGGAGAAAGGGCTTATCCTGAAATTGATGTAGACGACATCGTTGCGGTAGTTGGAATTGTCAAAAGGAGAGAGAAAATCCAAATCGAAGTTCTTGAGATGGAGAAGCTCTTGGGTGAGGAAGCTTACAAAATTCAGAAGGCGATTCAGGAGGAGCTTGATAGAAGGAGCGAGCCAATCTTTACGGGATTCTTGATAGAGAGCGAGGTTCTGGAGAGGTTAAAGCCTGAAATGATGGCCGTAGCCAAGGAGCTTAGGAAGGCTGTTTTCGAGTCACGACCAATAATAATAAGACATCACTGGGATGCAGACGGAGTCTGCGGTGGAGTTGCCTTGGAGAAGGCACTGATAGATTTGGTTGAGAAGTATCATCCCGATCCTGAAGCTAAGTATTACCTTATCAGACGTAGAGTTTCTCGTGCTCCTTTCTACGAGCTTGAAGACGTTGTGAAGGACTTAGATGAGGCTTTGGAGGATATAGACAGACACGGAGACAAGGTACCCTTAGTCGTTTTAGTCGATAACGGTTCCGGATTGGAGGACGTTCCAGCCATAAGGCAGTTTTTGGTTTTTGGTGCTGATGTGATCACGATAGACCATCACTTCCCAGATGAAGAAGTAGACAGGTACCTGCTTTACCACGTTAATCCGTACAAGGTTGGAGGGGACAGCAACTACACTGCCGGAATTCTTAGCGTTGAGATTGCGAGGATGGTCAATCCAGATGTCGATCTGAAGCTCTTAGCTGGAGTTTCGGTTGTAGGAGACAGAGCTGAAGGAGAAGTGGAGAAGTATGTCGAATTGACCGGCTTAACCAGAGAGGAGTTGCAGGACATAGCCTTGGCAATCGAATTTGAAGGGTTCTATCTGAGATTCAGACCTTCATCATACATCATGCACGAGATTTTGGGCTTTGGAAGGAAGGACAGGCAGAAGAAACTCGTTGAGATGCTTTCAAGCTACGCTAAGGAGGCAATAGAGGCTCAGGTTAAGACTGCTATGGAAGGTGTTAAAGTTCAGGAGTTGCCGAACGGAGTTGTTTTAGCTGCTTTAGACGTTGAAAACTACGCAAAGAAGTTCACATTCCCACCACCGGGCAAGCTTACTGGTGAAGTCCACGACAGGCTTAAGCAGAAGTACGAGAGAATAGTAACCATAGGTTACGGACCGGACTTTGCAGTCATAAGGAGTGAAGGAGTCGAACTGGACATACCTCGCTTGGTTAGAGAGTTGCAAGAAGAAGTGAATGCTGGGGTGGAAGGAGGAGGACATTTGGTCGTTGGTTCTATAAAGTTCATTCCAGCAAAGAGGAAGGAAGTTTTAGCGAGGTTGGCCAGTAAGATAGGTTCTATTTGA
- the hisH gene encoding imidazole glycerol phosphate synthase subunit HisH, whose translation MIAIVNYGVGNLKSISKAVDYVGGHAKVTDDPKEIAEAEGIILPGVGAFKSAMENLKPYKDLIINANVPVLGICLGMQLFATESEEGGLHRGLNLIPGRVVRFPDWVGKIPHMGWNQIRIVKDHDVLDGIEEGSFVYFVHSYHFVTEDKFVLTKTEYGIEFVSAVFKDNFIGFQFHPEKSGKVGLRIVENFVKMCKR comes from the coding sequence GTGATCGCGATAGTGAATTACGGTGTAGGTAACTTAAAGAGCATTAGTAAGGCTGTAGATTATGTAGGCGGGCATGCTAAAGTAACCGATGACCCCAAAGAGATTGCAGAAGCTGAAGGTATAATTTTACCGGGTGTTGGTGCTTTTAAATCCGCAATGGAAAACCTTAAACCATACAAGGATTTAATAATCAATGCAAACGTTCCAGTTCTGGGAATATGCTTGGGGATGCAGTTGTTCGCAACTGAAAGCGAAGAAGGTGGGCTACATAGGGGCTTAAACTTGATCCCGGGTAGAGTTGTTAGATTTCCAGACTGGGTTGGCAAGATTCCGCACATGGGTTGGAATCAGATTAGGATTGTAAAAGATCACGATGTACTTGACGGAATTGAGGAGGGCAGCTTCGTTTACTTCGTTCACTCATACCATTTCGTAACCGAAGATAAATTTGTATTAACAAAAACAGAATATGGAATAGAGTTTGTTTCTGCCGTATTTAAAGACAACTTCATCGGCTTTCAGTTCCATCCAGAAAAGAGTGGGAAGGTAGGACTGAGAATTGTTGAGAATTTCGTAAAGATGTGCAAACGTTAA
- a CDS encoding DUF7669 domain-containing protein, whose translation MPYQYRKTAYELVKEASHELGKNGKSFHYSEVIDHIRTRYPDCPFKDNTFILHLRGLSKNIESSKNTHPSLYKRAFLIYLGNGQFKLAELNDTYEIKKVESKVTDSERIAKEVMEKHFGVRLEKKRLNIFGKYKEFDLVNVEHAIVGDVKFYQFRGTPSAQFGTLSEYVWLMEKLEQFTGRKWRKFIVGLGNKETFERYAKTYNPWLGDVEIYFINDDRKLEILRSPILGV comes from the coding sequence ATGCCGTATCAGTATAGAAAAACGGCATACGAGCTTGTTAAGGAAGCTTCTCATGAACTTGGAAAGAATGGAAAATCTTTTCACTATTCAGAGGTTATAGATCATATACGCACTCGTTATCCAGATTGTCCTTTTAAAGATAATACGTTTATCTTACACCTAAGAGGGTTATCCAAAAATATCGAAAGCTCAAAGAATACTCATCCGTCACTTTACAAAAGAGCTTTTCTTATCTATCTTGGAAACGGACAATTTAAATTGGCAGAATTAAATGATACTTATGAAATCAAAAAAGTTGAATCTAAAGTTACAGATTCTGAGAGGATTGCAAAAGAGGTTATGGAAAAACACTTCGGTGTGAGGCTTGAAAAGAAAAGGCTCAATATCTTCGGTAAATATAAGGAATTTGACCTCGTAAATGTTGAGCATGCAATAGTGGGAGATGTAAAATTTTACCAGTTTAGGGGGACTCCTTCAGCTCAGTTTGGCACGTTGTCAGAATACGTTTGGCTCATGGAAAAACTTGAACAGTTCACTGGCAGGAAATGGAGAAAGTTTATAGTTGGTCTTGGCAATAAGGAAACATTTGAAAGATATGCCAAAACCTACAATCCTTGGCTTGGCGATGTGGAGATTTACTTCATTAACGACGATAGAAAGTTGGAAATCTTAAGAAGTCCTATACTTGGAGTTTAA
- a CDS encoding thioredoxin family protein, with product MNSAEKLGTMEIPNGKVVIEFYSPRCKSCQDVQKILDEVLEEFEDVRLIRVNVFENREFARSFDVIALPVIIALKDGIEVGRLKGAKSRSEIVEFLREVFG from the coding sequence ATGAACAGTGCTGAGAAGTTAGGAACTATGGAGATTCCAAATGGAAAGGTAGTCATCGAGTTTTATTCTCCTCGATGCAAATCATGTCAAGACGTTCAGAAAATTTTGGATGAAGTTTTGGAAGAATTTGAGGATGTAAGGTTAATCAGGGTTAACGTTTTTGAGAATCGAGAGTTCGCAAGATCTTTCGATGTCATAGCCTTACCAGTAATAATAGCCCTTAAAGATGGGATTGAAGTTGGAAGATTGAAAGGTGCGAAGAGTAGATCTGAGATAGTAGAATTTCTGAGAGAGGTGTTTGGATGA
- a CDS encoding winged helix-turn-helix domain-containing protein, which produces MQVVETTLDIEKIIRAISKSQGIKILKALKDGAKTQKELTFETFVDRTIVYRRLKEFKEVGLVEKTFDKEDENVKYKLTDLGRRVLRLLEEFESDI; this is translated from the coding sequence ATGCAAGTGGTTGAAACAACACTTGACATCGAAAAAATCATTCGTGCAATTTCTAAATCTCAAGGAATTAAGATACTCAAGGCACTAAAAGATGGTGCCAAAACTCAAAAGGAATTGACTTTCGAAACATTTGTAGACAGAACTATAGTGTATAGACGATTAAAAGAGTTTAAAGAGGTTGGACTCGTCGAGAAAACGTTTGATAAAGAAGATGAGAATGTAAAATATAAATTAACTGATTTAGGTCGAAGAGTGTTAAGGCTACTTGAAGAGTTTGAGTCTGATATTTAG
- a CDS encoding minichromosome maintenance protein MCM — protein sequence MTVSDSIFQDYVEIYLKHRLANLKQPVLEIDVREDHLLTFCISRGIEKQIYDEPEEFLDKLRKSVLEVIKIYNDEIEDIKIRIKNIPKRNSIPEVRKVENVDKFVSFEGVVRKITSPAPYVAKASFECSKCGAIIPVRSLNGKIPKPDYCPHCHARSFRRLTEQDEVTDCQVIEVQELPEGLQRQPESIKVLLLGDLVNTVYPGDKIIVNGILRKFIDRNKSRGEFFVEAISVEFLQEDIRNLNITEEDIQKIKELAKDPNIYDKLAKSIASSIYGYETIKLAIALQLFGGVERIESGTKKRGNIHILLVGDPSTAKSQILRSVSMIAPRAVMVDGTLMSKAGLTVTVTREESTGRWTIEAGAVVLADQGMAIIDELEKADKKELRALNEPLEQQTVSVSKAGINATLNARCSVLASANPRRGRFDRHEPIVEQIDLEPPLLSRFDLIYVILDEPDEKRDEEIARFILSSDTKDKEPPIPPDLLRKYVLYARNNVKEVKLTKEAEEKIIEFYVSLRKQSKEQGAIAITARQLEALRRLTEASAKIRLSNVATVEDAERAIELFKESLRQIAIDPESGRIDWDYAIQGISATQRDRLSTVKNIIKELQDSTDWGASEDAVLARAEELGMSKEKAKEAIEKLKRSGEIYSPRSGYYRVFGGG from the coding sequence ATGACAGTGTCTGATTCAATTTTTCAAGATTACGTGGAAATTTATCTTAAACATCGTCTTGCCAATCTTAAACAACCCGTTCTCGAAATAGATGTTAGAGAAGATCATCTTCTAACTTTTTGCATAAGTAGGGGTATTGAAAAGCAGATATACGACGAACCTGAGGAATTTCTCGACAAATTAAGAAAATCTGTCTTAGAAGTTATCAAGATTTACAATGACGAGATTGAAGATATTAAAATAAGGATTAAGAATATACCAAAGCGAAATAGCATACCAGAAGTCCGAAAGGTCGAGAATGTCGACAAGTTTGTTAGTTTTGAGGGTGTGGTTCGAAAGATAACGTCACCCGCACCCTATGTAGCTAAAGCCTCTTTTGAATGTTCCAAGTGCGGTGCTATTATCCCTGTTCGTTCTTTAAACGGAAAGATTCCCAAGCCAGATTACTGCCCGCATTGTCATGCAAGATCGTTCAGAAGGCTAACGGAACAAGATGAAGTCACGGATTGTCAAGTGATAGAAGTTCAAGAACTTCCCGAAGGTCTTCAAAGACAGCCGGAATCTATCAAAGTTCTCCTTCTTGGAGATCTTGTTAATACGGTATATCCCGGTGACAAGATAATTGTAAACGGTATCCTAAGGAAGTTCATAGACAGGAACAAGTCACGTGGAGAATTCTTCGTTGAGGCTATAAGTGTCGAGTTCCTCCAAGAAGACATCCGCAATCTCAACATCACCGAAGAGGACATTCAAAAGATCAAAGAATTAGCTAAAGACCCTAACATTTACGACAAACTTGCGAAATCTATTGCTTCGTCCATTTACGGCTACGAAACAATCAAGTTAGCGATAGCCCTTCAACTATTTGGAGGGGTTGAAAGAATCGAATCGGGAACGAAGAAGAGAGGAAACATTCACATCCTGCTCGTCGGCGATCCTTCGACGGCGAAATCCCAAATTCTCAGATCGGTTTCGATGATTGCTCCTCGTGCTGTTATGGTTGATGGAACTCTAATGAGCAAGGCTGGTTTAACCGTAACGGTAACGAGAGAGGAGAGCACTGGTCGTTGGACGATAGAAGCTGGAGCGGTAGTTTTGGCAGATCAGGGAATGGCAATCATAGACGAACTCGAAAAAGCGGATAAAAAAGAGCTAAGAGCCTTGAACGAACCGCTCGAACAGCAAACCGTTTCGGTTAGCAAGGCGGGAATCAACGCAACTCTAAACGCAAGATGCTCAGTCTTAGCCTCAGCAAATCCGAGGAGGGGAAGATTCGATAGGCATGAACCGATAGTTGAGCAGATTGACCTTGAACCTCCTTTGTTATCAAGATTCGACCTTATCTACGTAATCCTTGACGAACCCGATGAGAAGAGAGATGAAGAGATTGCGAGGTTCATCCTGTCATCGGATACGAAGGACAAGGAGCCGCCTATTCCGCCAGATTTGCTAAGGAAATACGTCCTCTACGCAAGAAACAACGTTAAAGAAGTGAAATTGACTAAAGAGGCGGAGGAGAAGATAATAGAATTTTACGTTAGCCTCAGAAAGCAAAGTAAGGAGCAGGGAGCTATTGCTATCACCGCAAGACAGCTTGAAGCTCTGAGAAGGCTAACCGAAGCTTCAGCTAAAATAAGACTGAGCAACGTTGCAACTGTTGAAGATGCGGAAAGGGCTATAGAACTGTTCAAGGAGTCGCTTAGACAGATTGCCATTGATCCTGAGAGTGGGAGAATAGATTGGGATTATGCTATTCAGGGCATATCAGCCACTCAGAGGGACAGACTTTCAACTGTTAAGAACATTATCAAGGAACTTCAGGATTCAACCGACTGGGGAGCATCCGAAGATGCTGTTCTTGCGAGGGCTGAAGAGCTTGGAATGAGCAAGGAGAAGGCTAAGGAAGCTATTGAGAAGCTCAAGCGGAGTGGTGAAATCTATTCTCCTCGTTCGGGCTATTATAGGGTTTTTGGAGGTGGTTAG
- a CDS encoding MarR family transcriptional regulator, which yields MAIDEIYNLVKELNEQGIKPTINTLFYRTKHSPYFISHIVRILEAKGLIRRVRIGKKFILEVVR from the coding sequence ATGGCGATAGATGAGATTTATAACCTCGTCAAGGAACTCAACGAGCAGGGTATTAAGCCAACTATTAACACACTCTTTTACAGGACTAAGCATTCTCCCTATTTTATTAGCCATATTGTAAGAATTCTCGAAGCTAAGGGATTGATTAGGAGAGTTAGGATAGGAAAGAAGTTTATTTTAGAGGTGGTTAGATGA
- a CDS encoding recombinase family protein, whose amino-acid sequence MKAVAYIRVSTKEQDENVQKAEIKKFAKQRGIEILEWYIDKGESGAKPFKDRPEANRLLQDLNRIKPEAVVVFAIDRVGRTMLDTVQTILELESKGIAVISIKEEWLQTLDSNIRKLILSILSWVAEFERRRIRERQLSAWASGKQKGRPKKVPDSTIEHYLKRYGKMGLSLRAIWKILKSSGHDISYETFRRRAKKLGFRKVIQ is encoded by the coding sequence ATGAAAGCGGTTGCATACATCAGGGTTTCTACAAAAGAACAAGATGAAAACGTGCAAAAGGCTGAAATAAAGAAATTTGCAAAGCAAAGAGGTATTGAGATCTTGGAATGGTATATAGATAAAGGAGAAAGCGGAGCTAAACCATTTAAGGACAGACCAGAAGCAAACAGACTTCTCCAAGATCTCAATAGAATAAAACCAGAAGCTGTGGTAGTCTTTGCAATAGATAGAGTTGGTAGAACCATGCTCGATACTGTGCAAACCATACTTGAACTTGAAAGTAAAGGAATAGCTGTAATCAGTATCAAAGAGGAGTGGCTACAAACCCTTGACAGCAACATTAGAAAGCTGATTCTAAGTATTCTCTCGTGGGTTGCAGAGTTTGAAAGGAGAAGGATTAGAGAAAGGCAGTTATCAGCTTGGGCTTCGGGTAAACAGAAGGGAAGACCAAAGAAAGTTCCTGACTCCACTATTGAACATTACCTTAAGAGATATGGCAAGATGGGTTTATCACTAAGAGCTATCTGGAAGATCTTGAAGTCCTCAGGTCACGATATATCCTATGAGACCTTTAGGAGGAGAGCCAAGAAATTAGGGTTTAGGAAGGTGATTCAATGA
- a CDS encoding BrnT family toxin: MRLVVKHHIAMKIAKKHGVAVAEVFEVLEGDFLYMRVKGNRYRIIGKTLGGRFLTIFVDKKGQIYELVTARDSTDSEKRLYKKKMEG; the protein is encoded by the coding sequence ATGAGACTTGTTGTAAAGCATCATATAGCTATGAAAATTGCAAAGAAACACGGAGTAGCAGTTGCAGAAGTCTTTGAAGTCCTTGAAGGAGATTTTCTTTATATGAGGGTTAAAGGTAATCGATACAGGATCATAGGAAAAACTTTAGGCGGGAGATTTTTAACGATATTCGTCGATAAGAAAGGTCAAATTTACGAATTGGTAACAGCAAGAGACTCTACAGACTCTGAAAAAAGGTTATATAAGAAGAAGATGGAGGGTTAA
- a CDS encoding LamG domain-containing protein: MRSVVIALLILLMLVSPALASTVVVPGLPPAVVPDPPYSGCVMYLPMDEGTGNITYNAVNPLQNNGTLGDGINYMPTWVPGKLGYCLEFTDYTQYVYINNPDLCNNQLSIAFWVYVTQYPPRYADIINKEQYNPDASTFTGYWIRIFSDGTLGFWLGNKVNGVGSATSLCTPSGFIELNKWYFVTATYDGQFMRIYINGDLVAEREYTGGIGSNPYGVTLAGVRGIGNQFYGKIDEVMIYYRAISKQEHQLLYQRGTSHRFDTNITIDLRQISVPRLDLSGESATVEISFDISADAAGTVWIPVPASAKILDPVDFAYGIDGKVVTIDDNRYVNASSVTVSIPISIDTATESELPNELYLDSDSKTFEFKKSIRISNPSDISIMATLSVDPSSIGVANAYLDGSPMSMFDGSLVSSIILNPGESKVMELTATLPIAKTELEFRATLDDFFEIDSFEEATTIAQSATEGKIETVTKVIAIDSADFKSFGNRTVIIPLDVKAKDVIEAKALTGSKELLEVREGKDGKAEIVVPATVFEGSPLGTQHAEIKVIYNKKPAWWERFPFLKSLGGIFEYLAKLLGFGR, from the coding sequence TTGAGAAGCGTAGTTATTGCCCTTCTCATACTTTTGATGCTCGTCAGTCCGGCATTAGCATCGACTGTCGTTGTTCCGGGACTTCCTCCTGCTGTCGTTCCTGATCCTCCGTATTCAGGATGTGTCATGTATCTGCCGATGGACGAAGGGACTGGCAACATCACTTATAACGCTGTAAATCCGTTGCAGAATAACGGAACGCTTGGAGACGGCATCAATTACATGCCGACGTGGGTTCCGGGAAAGCTTGGATATTGTTTAGAATTTACAGACTATACTCAGTATGTTTACATTAACAATCCGGATCTCTGCAACAATCAGCTATCTATCGCGTTCTGGGTATATGTTACGCAGTATCCGCCACGCTATGCTGACATAATTAACAAAGAACAGTATAATCCAGATGCAAGCACATTTACAGGCTATTGGATCCGTATCTTCAGTGATGGGACGCTCGGCTTTTGGTTAGGCAACAAGGTGAATGGAGTAGGTTCTGCTACAAGTTTATGCACTCCTTCAGGGTTTATCGAACTAAACAAGTGGTATTTCGTCACAGCAACGTATGACGGGCAGTTCATGAGGATTTACATTAACGGAGACTTGGTTGCTGAAAGAGAATACACAGGAGGTATTGGCAGTAATCCCTATGGTGTCACACTTGCTGGAGTAAGAGGGATCGGAAACCAATTTTACGGGAAGATTGATGAAGTCATGATTTATTACCGAGCAATCAGCAAGCAGGAGCATCAGCTTTTATATCAAAGAGGAACAAGTCATAGATTTGATACGAACATTACGATTGACCTCAGACAGATCAGCGTTCCACGTCTCGACTTGAGCGGAGAGTCTGCAACTGTTGAGATTAGCTTTGACATCTCAGCGGATGCGGCTGGAACCGTTTGGATTCCCGTTCCTGCTTCTGCGAAGATATTGGATCCTGTTGATTTTGCTTATGGCATCGACGGCAAGGTTGTCACAATCGATGATAACAGGTATGTAAACGCAAGCAGTGTCACCGTCAGCATTCCGATCAGCATTGACACAGCAACGGAGTCAGAACTGCCAAATGAACTCTATCTCGATTCTGACTCAAAGACTTTCGAGTTTAAGAAGAGCATCAGGATCAGCAATCCGTCTGATATTAGCATCATGGCAACTCTCAGCGTTGATCCAAGTTCAATCGGAGTAGCTAATGCTTACCTCGACGGCAGTCCTATGAGCATGTTCGATGGCTCTCTTGTCTCTTCCATCATCCTGAATCCGGGAGAGTCAAAGGTCATGGAACTAACGGCAACTCTGCCGATAGCTAAGACAGAGCTTGAGTTCAGGGCAACTCTTGACGACTTCTTTGAGATCGACAGCTTTGAGGAAGCAACAACAATTGCTCAGAGCGCAACGGAGGGTAAGATCGAGACGGTGACCAAAGTCATAGCGATAGATTCGGCTGACTTCAAGAGCTTTGGCAATAGGACCGTTATCATTCCGCTGGACGTTAAAGCAAAAGATGTCATTGAAGCCAAAGCTCTGACAGGAAGCAAGGAGCTTCTTGAAGTCAGAGAGGGCAAGGACGGCAAGGCTGAGATTGTTGTTCCTGCAACGGTATTCGAAGGTTCACCGCTTGGGACTCAGCATGCAGAGATCAAGGTCATTTACAACAAAAAGCCGGCTTGGTGGGAGAGATTTCCGTTTTTAAAGAGTTTGGGTGGGATTTTTGAGTATTTGGCGAAGCTTTTGGGATTTGGGAGGTGA